The sequence aattaggtatatataaagagataaattaaaagaataaataataaaataataaaaaaaaatgatgaatagTAACGGGGAGAAGAATAGTGTACCCATATTTGAGGGAACACTATTCATCCCTCATTTTGGGGACACAAATAGGGGAAGGTTGGAGCTAAATTCCCCCAAATATTTCCCCCATTATGGGGGATGGGGGCAAGGTGCCCCTATCCCCATGGAGGAAATATTTGGGGGAATTTAGCTCCAACCCTCCCGCATTTTTAACCCTAAAATGGGGATGAATAGTGTTCCCTCAAATATAGGGTACACTATTCATCTCCCACATTATTatctaattatgtttatgtaatatctttataatattaattttacatcttaactttggtgtagaattttgataaattaattttcgtgcatttattatttttatgtaaaattgtaagtcaattttattataaattataattgtacaaaaaatatataattatctcaaaaaataaatggtgcaaatataaaatattagaagttgctaaaattgaaaggtgcgaatataaaatattagatattgaactgatttcacttttatttgaattactagttaatctataataattgcttacaaattatattatttaaaattttatggaattgttttaatggaaattataaattaataaaaataaaagatggaatttgtttaatgaaaattaaaaaatgaaattgaaatgaaagataataatataatatagaagagagaagaatataaaaaacaTTTGGCAAAAAAAAATGGGGAATAGTTGGAGTAAGTTGTCCCCAAAATGAGGAAATCCCCATTTTGGGATCAAAAATAGGGTAAAGGTTGGAGATGCCCTAACAATTTACAATTATATATGATTTGCTTCAAGAAATTTAACCCATCTAACTAATTTAAGATTGAGTATAATTGTTATGCTGCTTCAAGAAATTAAGCTATTAGCTTTTGCCTTGCACTTCGGCAGCACCAATATATAGATACCTAAAAAACCGtaatttttaatcattttcaaaTAATCTGGAGCTAATTTATAAACCCCTTTAAACAGATAACTAGCTTTGGCAAGAAACTTCAATGATATACATACAAAGATAAGCATAACAATTTACCCATCATAAATTCTCaaagcaacagcagcaacaacacatCATTAATCGCACTCAAAACATAGATATAGAAACTTAAATAATATTGAACCGATCAAATTTAAAAAGTCAACGGCAAGAGAAAACACGAACCTCATGGTCACAGTCCACAAGCTGCTGTTCACTAAGGCTCACCAACTCTCCCGTCGCTAAAAAGTGAGCTCCTTCCACCGCTCCTGTTGTACTGAACGACCAGCATGAACCGCATGAACCCTATCATAGTCAAATTCAACCACCAATAAATATAAGTGGATAATCAATTAATCATATAGTAGTAGAAAAGTATATCTACAAAAAAAAAGACCTGATTTTTTACGCCGGTGACGGCGCCGTGGTCACGCCAGTCATAATCAGCTGGAAGATCGGAAGTCGGGAGGATTGGAGCTTTTTCAGCGTTAAACTTAGGTTTTGGTTTGTGAAGTCCGAGGTAAGTCCGGCGAAACTCCGACGGAGTAAGATCGGAGAACTTCGTAATACCGTGTTCGGCAGAAGGGTCAAGGAGCTGATGACGCCGGGCACGGCGGAGGTTCGCCTTGAATACTTTGAACCTATGGTCATGTTCCTCCTCCGAAGCGTAGATCTTTCCGAACTTTGACTTAAAAAGTGAAAAGTGATGTTCGGCGTTTAACAGATGACTGTCGTCGGTTTCGGTTTCGGACACGACTTGTCGGATCAACGGATCCTCGTCGGGGAACGCTATCGCCGACGAGAAAAGTGCGAAAGCGAGAAGAGATAAGAGAAATAGACGATCCATTTGGAGAAAAGATAAAATGAGTAAAGAggaagaaaggaggatatttttttTCGTTCTTGCTCAGCTAGTTGTGTTTATATTGGCTCCGAGAAAATGGTAGGTGCGTAAACTAGCCGTTGTGATTCCGACACGTGTAACTTTAACCTCATGATACGTGTGCTACTGGTATAGCATTATCTTATTTGCAAGTTGATAAGAGGACTATTTTAGcagaaaacaacaaaagagaggTTGCTTCTGTCAGTCGCCAATAAGTTTAGGGGTGTACTGTGAAATATCCAATATATCCTTTTCATGAGGTTCCCATTCCAGGGACGGAGGACCcacctttgattttttttttatttttttttttaagtattttTGCCTtatcttgaacttgaaaactaaaaaaGAATCTTTCCTAATTTATCTCCTTCTAGTGTGGTAAGGAGAAATCGTCAATATGAAAATTGAATTTTGCGGGTCAATGATGTAAAATAGGAGGTTTTTCCTATCTTGAAACTTCCTatcttaaaataaatatattaaattgtATTAAGTACGTTGTtatacaacaaaaac is a genomic window of Nicotiana tabacum cultivar K326 chromosome 16, ASM71507v2, whole genome shotgun sequence containing:
- the LOC107760226 gene encoding cysteine proteinase 15A, which translates into the protein MDRLFLLSLLAFALFSSAIAFPDEDPLIRQVVSETETDDSHLLNAEHHFSLFKSKFGKIYASEEEHDHRFKVFKANLRRARRHQLLDPSAEHGITKFSDLTPSEFRRTYLGLHKPKPKFNAEKAPILPTSDLPADYDWRDHGAVTGVKNQGSCGSCWSFSTTGAVEGAHFLATGELVSLSEQQLVDCDHECDSEQQDSCDAGCGGGLMTTAFEYTLKAGGLQLEKDYPYTGKDGKCHFDKSKIAAAVTNFSVIGLDEDQIAANLVKHGPLAVGINAAWMQTYVGGVSCPLICFKRQDHGVLLVGYGSHGFAPIRLKEKAYWIIKNSWGENWGEHGYYKICRGHNICGVDAMVSTVTAAHTTNPNL